ATAACGCTCCGCGCATCATACCCCGGCCCGATGCGACCACGGACAGGAGGCCTCGGTGGGAGCGGAGCAGGTGCAGGAGTGACGGCTGGCGCGTAGTTGCTAGcgtccggcggcgcgggcggagcctGCTGAGCTGTGGAGAACTCTTTGCGCTGAGATCGCGCATCCCCGGCAGGGCATAAAGCCGCCTGCTGGCGGTGTAGGGAGGAGCTCTCCGTTTGCTGAACCGCGGCGAGTTCCACCAGATTCCTGACTTGGTGCTGCAGAGAACGCTGCGCCGGGTCCTCCGGCTCGACGAGCGCTTGTAGGAGGATTGCTGCCGCAGCGATGTTCTGACCCGCACGGAACTCCTACAGGAGCTGCATGCGGGCATCATTGACGATGTTGCTGTGGACCCCGCGTGCGCGGCGGCTAGCCACTCCCGCAGGCTCTCCCTCCTTTTTCTCGGAATGAGCCCGAGGCGGAGGGTTCACCGAAGGTGGGCCCTGCGCCGGCAGGgtgcggagctcggcggcgtggACCTGAGCATTAGCTAACAAGATTATCCAATGATCCGGAGGAGTGTGAGTCGTGttcgacagctccaccaccggcgGCTGCTCGCGCGGTGCGGTGGCCATCGCGCACATGTGCGGGGACGCGTGAGCGTCACCCAGATAGTTGTCTCCTGTGCTGAAGGTGTCGCTCAGAGGCTCCTCGTCACACAGGAGGTCGTGGACAGAGTCGGGTAGCCCTCCGTCATGCCCACGAGCTGGGACATGGAGCGATGCTCGCACCTGGTCTTGTGCGTCTCCCGAACACAGGTGCTCGCGGAGTTCGCCAAACACGAACGATCCCGGGGGTGATTGCGGCGGAGGAAGTGATGCCAGGAAAATGGGCGGCCGAAACGGCCGGTCTCCACGTCAGCAGAGACAAGTTAAATTTTAGTTAACTTGAATAGAACAATGTAAATAAATTTAGGTATTGCGAGTCCATACTTCCATAATTCTTATATTTGCATAAAATTATGTTAATTACATCTCCGTGGAGAACACCCCTGATTAAGAATTCCGGCATGAGTACATAAAAGAAAGATTCTGTGGAGAACACCCCTGATTAAGATTACATCATATGGCTGCCTATTACATGACTACAAAAGAAAAATCTTCAATCTTCTCGCCATAGTGATGAACGCTTGCTGGGTGATGCCTTAATGACATGATGCCCATCCATACATGGGGCACGATCAATGAATATGTGTTTGTATGTATTAGCAATTTGAGTTATATGCTAACACAATCATGATTTTGCCACTAGCGCCATGGCATGTACGCGTGCAGTGTACTTTGGACAAAGAATATTTATTTTATCCATATTTGTTTTGATCATAGCGAGCATCAAGCCTGATCGTTTTGCTAACAAGATTATTACTCCAATCATGCATGGAGCCTATTTCATCCATAACATTTCAGATATTTATTGGTTTATATATGACCAAAATTGAACATAGCTACTGAGCGGTAATGCAGCATGCTCCTAAATACGATGTTCCTTCTTTTAATATTTAATTTTAGAGCCAAGACTAAACAATATGAGTACATGGCGTGATTTTTATTTGAAGCATGTAGCCGTGTCTCATTAGTTACATGCACGGATGGCATTTTTACTTATTTGTTCCAAAGGAAATTACTACATATGACGCCCTGGTGGAAATAACTTGACGGCGCTTTGCAAGAATTTgtttatatattttatttggTCCGATTCATGAGCGAGAGACCAAGCATGAATATGGTCAGCTTAGGATTTATGCAATGCCCGTTATACACGACCTCAATTTGTATCCATCGTAGGGACCGAGCCAATATTTATGACTTGTATCCACTAACTAGACCGAATTGAGGGGCATAACGATATCAATAGTGCAAATGCAATGAGAATGAATTCAATTTATCTAGGCTTATATCCAATATGGAGGATCGAACCTAGATAGTAAAATCATTATATATGGCGTCAGTTTGTATCCATCGTAGGGACCAAGCCAACATTAATGGTTTGTATCCACCAACTAGACCAAACTGCAGAACTTGTGCAAAATATATGACAGCGAATGGTTGATGATGAATTTAATGCATGAGCCCCAGTTTGTATCAAAGTAGGGACCGAGCCAACATGAATGGCTTGTATCCGCTAACTAGACCAAACTGCAGAGCTTATGCAAAGTATGATGGTAGGAACAATACATGAAAAGGATACGATGGAGGGGAATTGCAGACCAAAGCAGTGGCGAGAAGAAGCCGATGGAGCATTCTCACCTTCACGCAGGGAAGCGCAGCAGTGATTTCTCGGCGTTGATGAAGAGCGAAGCGCGCGATCTTCCGGCGAGGAGCGCAGCAACCTTCCGGCCTCGCCTCTTCTTGATGATGTTTGCTGACAAAACTTGATTGCAGATCTTCACGCCGGGCAGAACTTGACAATGCTTAGGACAGCGAATGACGATCAGTTGGGAATATGCCGGTGCTTTTGGGCAACCTGGCAGTACTCCTCGGTGATTGAATATGGTCGGCAGTGGATGAGTGTTTTGGATGGTGAATGGCCAGGGGCCGGACATGATCACGGAGGCTTGTATTTATAGATTCAGGTGAGGGGTGCTCTCTTGAACGGCAACGCAGCGCCATGGCTCGCACTTCTCGCGCACGTCCCCAGAGAAACCTGGTTCGTTGAGGACGGGTGTCTTTATCCCAACCTGATCAGCACGTCCGTATCAGCTTTAGGTGCGGAACCATGGGCCACCAGAGGATTTAGTTAATAATTTATTTAATTTGCTACTTGACGGTAACTTAATCCATAGGCCTAGCACTTCCACGGGCACACCACACGTATCCATTTACCATGCCGGATAAGGGTGTGAGGTCCATGACATTCAttggctgacaagtgggccaAATTAACAACTTGGTTAGTTAATCCATTCACATGCCTTTAGCAGGttgtacatttttttttcttcaccaCACGCGGAGGCAAATATACGTGTCAGTTTTGATCAGCCTAGAGACACCAAGTAGCCATGTGTattttagttattttatttgcaTGGACGTGACTCCTATTTTGATTGCCTTGTATGAGCACCAAAGAAATATTTCAATGTTTGCACATACGCAAACATAATTCATTCTGTTCTCCCGTTATTTAATTTCCTTGCCAAGCCAAGGCTATAATTTTCTCTATCACGCTAAACATGAACAATATTATGTCCGTGTACACGCATTTGAATAAGTGTACAcagatatttatttttatatttaaaaatttaaTCTTTGGTATTATTTATAGACCATTTCACATATACAGGGGAAAGCCAAAATATGTGTCAACAGGAAGTGGTGGCCCACCCTTCAGCTATTGGGAGATGTTGGCCAACGAGTAGAGGACCATGTCGACATCCTCGACAGCCAGGATGGAAGCCATCATGAGCGCGATGCGTCagagcaccgcacgcacgggcTGCGATGGCATGTGCTTTCTGGTGCGCGGGCGGAGCACACGACGTCGCCTCAGCCTGATGGGCCTGGAAGGCAGAGGAAGTGGCTCTGGAGCGTCCTCCGGGGCCACCggggcggcctcctcctcgcggaGCCGGAGGGTACCGAGCTTGTCGGTGATGAACTCCAGACTTCCAAAGTGGAAATTCTGGGAAGGCTGGAACGGTGGAGGCACCCACAGCCCTTCGCGGGGGACTGCGGGGAACTCCAAGGTGCCAAAGCGGATCGTCTCGCTTTGGCTCGCCGTCGGAGCAGCGGTGGAAGCAGATGAAACCATCCGATCGCCGAAGCGATGAACGCGCGAagcgctccccacggacggcgccaatcTGTCGCAACCGGAAATGGGCGACTACCAAACTACTTGATTGCTCGTGTCTCGCGCGTTGGATCGGAATGGTCTACCACACAatgactcgaggatttagactgatTCGGGTCgaaaatgccctacgtccagtatgagGGGTGGCTCTCTCACTCTGTTGCTCGAGCCCAGGTGCTCAAAGTTGCCggggagcttacaagccttCGAGTAGTGAAGGAATGGTTCTATTTCTTGCCTACGTGAGTGGGATCCCCTTTTATACTTCAAGGTAGGACCCCCAATTTACACGGTTCTACTGCTAGCGTGCGTTGCTTGCTTCTCGTAGTTGACTCTTTATCTTTGTCGGCATGCGGGCCCCGCTCCATCGGTCGCGTGTGCCGGTAGCCCTCTTGGTCGGTTTTCTTGGGCAATGGGTCTTCGTGCTCCCGTCCCATCCCTGGTCGATCGGGATGGTCTCCCTGCTCGGTCGGGGCTCAACGGTCGTCCTGCCGTCTGCCCATCCATACGTCCTCCGCACGTCCCTCCCTGAGCAGACTCTGACCGGGGAGTGGCAGGCTTGCTGATGGGCTCAGCTTGTCAGGCGGCCTCGCCCGGTCGCAATCGCCTGGCGCTGATGGTGCGGTGTCAGGGTGGTCATGATGACGGCGTGCGGGGCGGAGGAGTTGACGCCCTCTCTCCCGTTTTCTGCCGCAGGTACGGGTAGGTGGCACAATTCGCACTGTGACCCCGTCAGGAGGTCCTGTTCGGGTGCACGAACACGCTCCATGGGAGTGGGCAGTGCGTACGTTGGCATGGGGGGTAGGCGTGACCACCACGCCCTCGGCCTGGGTCGTATCCTTGGCGAGCAAGACCCAGATGGCCCGTACGGATCGCTTCCGCATGTGCCTGCGGTCGGGGTGCTGCCGTGTGTCCCTTCTTCCTCTAACGCGGTCGGGTGTCGGACGCGACGTACGACTGTTTTGTAGACCACTTGAGCCCTTCTTGGGCCGATGGCTGGGCTCTGGAGAGAGGTTGGAATGTGTTTGTTGGGGGACCCGTCCCTACCTATCAGTACCCCTCCCAGCAACCAGGCTTATTTGAATTTCTATTGGGCTGGTCCATTAACCGAGCCGGATCTTTATAATGTGTCCGCCTCCAAAAATAGGGGTATTATCCGAGGCAGTCATTTTAATTGTCTCCACTTCGGTTAATGTATTTTGCGATGTGATTTTctaaccacctcggttaataaaaaatgaccgccTCGGAGCTGCTAAAAAAATTTGCGGTAATCATTTTATATAGTAGTGTGCGCTCCACATCGAGGTGCGTGAACACAAGCCAGAAGAACCAGGAAGCACGGCCGACAAGAACATTGAGGTGCGCGAACACAAGCCAGAAGAATGAAGAGCACCGGAGAGGTGCGTGAATATTGAGGCACAAGAAGGAAAAACAGCACGCGGAGAGGGGACGCTCACATGGCATGAGGGCGATGGCGAGGCGCGTTAACTCCGTAAAGATGCAAAGGGAGGGCGACGGAACACCAATCGAGATAAATATAGAGGAAAAATGAGATTCAGTTGGATCCCGTTTTAACCggatattttcttttttttttaacgaGCCAGTCCGTTTTACCACGTTTTAACCGggtattttctttttttaacgAGCCAGTCCGTTTTACCGAGCctcttggagatgcttttaGACACACTAAATCAAAGCAAAGCCAAATCTACATTTCATTTAAAAAACGGACAAGTCCAATCTACCTTGTAAACACACATAATAGCGATGTGTTGTGTCTTGCTCAATTACAACATTAATGGATTAACACAACAAGCAAGGTATTTAATTTTGGATGACGTCCATTTATCAGCATGGAAGTTGATCTGTTACTGAGGCTAGAAGGAACTCTTCAATCTAAAAGCCAAATTACAGGTACTCCAAAATTGGACTAAGAAAAATCAAGCTCTAAATATCAGACTCGTTAGCTCGACACCATCATTTGATCGCACGCCTGCAGGGCCTGGTTTGCGTAGTATCTTACGTCCACATCAGGGTCCTCGCTGAGCTCAACAAGGCACGGTTTCACAGTCTTCTCCAAAACCTGCAGAGTAAGCATTGATGATATCCCCAATAACATTACTTCAAACGTATTGTAAAAACCCATAGGAACTCACAAATTGATCAAGGATTGGTACAAGCGACTGCAGTACTTTTGCAACATTGAACTTGATGTTAGGAACCCTGAAAAATTTAATCCATGTTAGTGAGACCTTGAAAAGATGGGATTTATCTCAGGATGCTCTGATCACTCACCTGTCCTTTGAAGAATTAATGACGACTGGAAGCAGCTTTTGACAAGTGATTTCTGCACCCATGACAGGGGCCAACAATGAGATAGCTTGCAGAATCGTCATGCGGTACAGGTAGTGCGGATTGTTGATCTTTTCCAGCACCTGAAAAATCAAACAAGAGAGTTTTTAAGGTTGGAATGCAAATGGCACATATTCACTAAAGTTAGTTATTCATTGCCAGGATAATTTGCAGCAGCATGAAATTTGGAGGATGTGCAATTCTTTCAGATATGAATTTACTTTATTTGGTATGACCAAACTTAACTAACATTTGCACACTGAGCTACAAGTTTAATTAATTGATATTTACAAAGTTTACAGCACTTGCACAATAACTAATTGGCATCATGTTAGGTATCAAACAAATCAGAGAAAACCTAAGCCATAGAATAACTGACAATTCTACTGGAATGATAACTTGAGGAATAAAAATGCAAATATCAGGTGTTGAGATAGTAGATAAATAACCTGAGGAATTATATGCTGCATTGCCCACTCTGGACCAAACTCCTCTGCAAGGCGCTTCAAGTTGTTAGCAGCAGCATCTCTGATAGAGAAGacctgaaattcaaattttcattaGTTAATCATACTGATCCAACCATCAATCAATACATTACAAGGTCCTATACATGCACTCAGGGATATTAGAAGATAGAGACGCTCGAGAGAAACCATGGAATTACTGTTATGATATTCAGCACATCAATAATTAATAATACAAACCTTATCTTCCAACCATTGCATGCAGAGCACCCCCAACTTGTCATCGAAAAACCCAACACCTAATTGACTTGCTAACAATGGGATGTACTCAATTATTGCAAGCCGGACTCTCCAGTGCCTATCCTCTGCAAGTTCTACAATGGCTGGAAGCAGTGATTGAGACAGCAAGTCAATTCCAATAACCTGAAAGATCAAAACAAATTCACCAATCATCAGGAAATTTGATAATAGAAAACGGTACCCAACATACTTGTAGCTGGAAAAACTAAAAAGAACAGCTAATTTAAAGATCCAAAACGCAAAGAAAAAGACGGACCTGATCCAGTAACAAAAAATGGCACTGACCTGATTCACTTGATCAAGTTTGTTGATTATGTTGAGTCGAACATCAGGAAATTCATCCTTCAACAAAGAGAGAAAAATAGGAAGAAGTTGTTCAATGGTAGCATCCTGCCAAAAATCAGAAATTAAGATCAGCTTTCATGGACTGCCAACAGTTGTTTACAGCAAACTCTAGAAACTACGTTTGCATCACGGATAGCACCTTTCCCAAAACAGGAGCCATCCCCATAATGACTGAAGCCAAAGCTGAACGAACATGCtgggatgaatctgatgacaaTTCCTGTAAATGCGGTTGGCATGAGTTAGTTCGCTGAGAAAAGAATGTAACAAAATGATGTTTCATAACTTATTCCCCCCCACCTTAACACATGGAAGAATGTGTTGAATTGCGAGCTGTGGACTTAATATGCGACAGAACTTAGTAACTTTTCCAGCAGCGGCTATCCGCACTTCAGCCTCATTGTCACGAAGGAGACGAACATATGCAGGCGCCAAATCAGCTCTATTGCCAAAAAAGAAGAGTTCATCCACTTAAAAAGTTTATGGGGTTATATAGTCCAGAAGAATTTAGAAAATATGTTTTAGTATCCTACAATTGTATGTTTAGCTATCTTGTAAGGAAGACATAATACCTTGTAGGCTCAGGGCCAACAGCCTCACAGAGCTCATACAATTGATTGGCAACCATATAACGAACACGCCAAGATTTATCCTATCGAAGGAAACAAAGGAACTCTAAGCATGTAACATATATGAGTGGTGATGTATTGAATTCAGCAAGTTGAAATCTTAAGAGAGAACTCTGATAAATTATCAACCACTGGCAACTACGAATGTGTTCCAAAGATGTATGGGTGCAACATGGGAGCAATGTACCTGGGAGAAATTGACAATAACTGGGAGAATATGTGCTACACAATCTTGTGGTTCCAACAATTTACCAAGAGCAGCACAGCCTTCAACAGCCAACAAACGCACTGAATCTTGATCTGAAATATAAAGACCATAAGTTTTAGACAGTTCCAAACTTCCAAAGATGCTCAAAATGCATATGACAATGAGCATCCACTAACTCATTGATTCAAGCCTGATTAATGGTTTCCAAATATTGGTACAAAGCCTGGTGTAGTGCACCTTTCAGAGTGAGTTCTGACTTTAATATATTCAAGCATAAAAAATAGCTTGAGTTTTTACTGATTTTAGGATAAATAAAACAGAAGGCATGTTTCAGGTCCCAAGGACAGTCAAAGAAACATGTATAAACACATATAGTTATCTCAAACAATATAGATAAGGAACAGGACATATCCACTGTGAGAAATGAATGAAGAACCATAAAATAATGTATAAAAATTTACCATCTTGGGTTAAATCATCAAATATTGACATTATTTCCGTCTTCAAATGACTTTGTTCAACTGTGGCCGCAAACTTTCCAAGATTTGATGCAGCTGCTCTTCTGACCATAGGCATGTCATCCTGACATAACTGACCATAGATAGTCCTCAATTCTGCTTTCAGTTGGTCCGGGGCACTTGAATAGGCAATGTGGAAAAGACCACATGATGATACCCGAGCTGCAAACCACTCACCTGCAGCTAGCCTCTGAATGGAGTAAAACATGGACAAATAATTCATGGCCATAAGAGGTTCCAATACAACATGACATGCAACCACAAAATTGACATTCACAGATTATTTGTAATAATTGAACACTGAAGATTCACCAAAATGGAGTGGTAAAATCATATTAGAATGAAAATCTGCATAGATAA
The nucleotide sequence above comes from Panicum virgatum strain AP13 chromosome 3K, P.virgatum_v5, whole genome shotgun sequence. Encoded proteins:
- the LOC120698958 gene encoding serine/threonine-protein phosphatase 2A 65 kDa regulatory subunit A beta isoform-like isoform X1; this encodes MAMIDEPLYPIEVLIDELKNEDIQLRLNSIRRLSTIARALGEERTRKELIPFLSENNDDEDEVLLAMAEELGVFIPYVGGVEHAHVLLPPLETLCTVEETCVRDKAVESLCRIGAQMKENDIVDWFIPVVKRLAAGEWFAARVSSCGLFHIAYSSAPDQLKAELRTIYGQLCQDDMPMVRRAAASNLGKFAATVEQSHLKTEIMSIFDDLTQDDQDSVRLLAVEGCAALGKLLEPQDCVAHILPVIVNFSQDKSWRVRYMVANQLYELCEAVGPEPTRADLAPAYVRLLRDNEAEVRIAAAGKVTKFCRILSPQLAIQHILPCVKELSSDSSQHVRSALASVIMGMAPVLGKDATIEQLLPIFLSLLKDEFPDVRLNIINKLDQVNQVIGIDLLSQSLLPAIVELAEDRHWRVRLAIIEYIPLLASQLGVGFFDDKLGVLCMQWLEDKVFSIRDAAANNLKRLAEEFGPEWAMQHIIPQVLEKINNPHYLYRMTILQAISLLAPVMGAEITCQKLLPVVINSSKDRVPNIKFNVAKVLQSLVPILDQFVLEKTVKPCLVELSEDPDVDVRYYANQALQACDQMMVSS
- the LOC120698958 gene encoding serine/threonine-protein phosphatase 2A 65 kDa regulatory subunit A beta isoform-like isoform X2, with protein sequence MAMIDEPLYPIEVLIDELKNEDIQLRLNSIRRLSTIARALGEERTRKELIPFLSENNDDEDEVLLAMAEELGVFIPYVGGVEHAHVLLPPLETLCTVEETCVRDKAVESLCRIGAQMKENDIVDWFIPVVKRLAAGEWFAARVSSCGLFHIAYSSAPDQLKAELRTIYGQLCQDDMPMVRRAAASNLGKFAATVEQSHLKTEIMSIFDDLTQDDQDSVRLLAVEGCAALGKLLEPQDCVAHILPVIVNFSQDKSWRVRYMVANQLYELCEAVGPEPTRADLAPAYVRLLRDNEAEVRIAAAGKVTKFCRILSPQLAIQHILPCVKELSSDSSQHVRSALASVIMGMAPVLGKDATIEQLLPIFLSLLKDEFPDVRLNIINKLDQVNQVIGIDLLSQSLLPAIVELAEDRHWRVRLAIIEYIPLLASQLGVGFFDDKLGVLCMQWLEDKVFSIRDAAANNLKRLAEEFGPEWAMQHIIPQVLEKINNPHYLYRMTILQAISLLAPVMGAEITCQKLLPVVINSSKDRVPNIKFNVAKVLQSLVPILDQFTVKPCLVELSEDPDVDVRYYANQALQACDQMMVSS